In Massilia antarctica, the following are encoded in one genomic region:
- a CDS encoding SPOR domain-containing protein, with translation MTRDSRPRLKLPLKHQQGNTLTGIVIGLIVGLVIAVAVALAITKGATPFTDKTGKAGKMGEPTAGQAADPNKPLYGNKEAARAANKQITDKPKAATPAEADPLGAAIANMKEKPEKPEKPAPAPAPAPPQVAAAAHAPAQNVTPSAPAEAAEEKITYYLQAGAFREVADAENTRAKLALLGFEAVISERANDSGVLHRVRIGPYGQVEAMNKARAKLVDAGIDVAIVRNQK, from the coding sequence ATGACACGCGATTCCCGCCCTCGGCTCAAACTACCGCTCAAGCACCAGCAAGGCAATACCCTCACCGGCATCGTCATCGGCCTGATCGTGGGCCTGGTGATCGCTGTCGCGGTCGCGCTGGCGATCACCAAGGGCGCGACGCCATTTACCGACAAAACCGGCAAGGCCGGCAAGATGGGCGAGCCGACCGCCGGCCAGGCGGCCGATCCGAACAAGCCGCTGTACGGGAACAAGGAAGCGGCGCGCGCCGCCAACAAGCAGATCACCGACAAGCCCAAGGCCGCCACCCCGGCCGAAGCCGATCCGCTCGGCGCGGCCATCGCCAACATGAAGGAAAAGCCTGAAAAGCCGGAAAAACCGGCACCCGCACCGGCACCGGCGCCACCCCAGGTGGCCGCCGCCGCACACGCGCCGGCCCAGAACGTGACCCCTTCCGCGCCCGCCGAAGCAGCCGAGGAAAAAATCACCTACTACCTGCAGGCCGGCGCCTTCCGCGAAGTGGCCGACGCCGAAAACACGCGCGCCAAGCTCGCCCTGCTCGGCTTCGAGGCCGTCATCAGCGAGCGCGCCAACGACAGCGGCGTGCTGCACCGGGTGCGCATCGGCCCTTACGGACAGGTCGAAGCGATGAACAAGGCGCGCGCCAAACTGGTCGACGCCGGCATCGACGTCGCCATCGTGCGCAACCAGAAATAA
- a CDS encoding SPOR domain-containing protein: protein MLKFIFWTLLAVNAVLFAYGQGMLGNFRENEREPGRMRNQLATENIKLVAARPVPPPDAEAAADPEPVVAPPTPVLVMTKPAAPKPEPKPEPKPEPKQEPKPDLVACTVVGNFAPADARRFEAMLSPLALGHRQTREDVAVPEVTSHIVFIPSAGSKEAADRKAAELKELGITSFFIMNDNSPMKYAISLGVFKSETSAQTLLATLTKQGVNGAKVAGRTSQGTRMAYRFRALEPAAKAKVDAIVARFPGQESRSCK from the coding sequence GTGTTGAAATTCATATTTTGGACCCTCCTTGCCGTCAATGCCGTGCTGTTCGCGTACGGCCAGGGCATGCTCGGCAACTTCAGGGAAAACGAGCGCGAACCGGGCCGCATGCGCAACCAGCTCGCCACCGAGAACATCAAGCTGGTCGCCGCCCGTCCCGTGCCGCCGCCCGACGCGGAAGCGGCCGCGGACCCCGAGCCGGTGGTCGCGCCGCCCACGCCGGTACTGGTGATGACCAAGCCGGCCGCGCCGAAGCCGGAACCGAAGCCGGAACCCAAACCGGAGCCGAAGCAGGAACCCAAGCCGGACCTGGTGGCCTGCACAGTGGTCGGAAATTTTGCGCCGGCCGATGCGCGCCGCTTCGAGGCCATGCTCTCGCCGCTGGCCCTGGGCCACCGCCAGACCCGCGAGGACGTCGCCGTCCCCGAGGTCACCAGCCATATCGTGTTCATCCCTTCGGCGGGCAGCAAGGAAGCGGCCGACCGCAAGGCGGCCGAACTGAAGGAACTCGGCATCACCAGCTTCTTTATCATGAACGACAACAGCCCGATGAAGTATGCGATTTCGCTGGGCGTGTTCAAGTCGGAGACGTCGGCCCAGACCCTGCTGGCCACGCTCACCAAGCAGGGCGTGAACGGCGCCAAGGTGGCCGGGCGCACCAGCCAGGGGACCAGGATGGCCTACCGCTTCCGCGCGCTCGAACCGGCCGCCAAGGCCAAGGTCGATGCGATCGTGGCGCGCTTTCCGGGCCAGGAATCGCGCAGCTGCAAATAA
- a CDS encoding thiol:disulfide interchange protein DsbA/DsbL translates to MPTLFKIMLALALCGAGAHATASPEAPVNGTDYQTLPEAQNTDAGKKVEVTEFFAYYCPHCASFEPALAEWVKKQGDKIVFKRVHLGHTPAVVPQQRLYYTLESMGLAPQYHARVFSAMHEQHQRFANDEQVFDWAASAGIERAKFTDAYRSFGVQAKLARANSMVASYQVKEWPQVAIAGKYITSPNLAGSSATVATEAQQQQMALQVMDHLVAKAAAEKK, encoded by the coding sequence ATGCCTACTCTCTTCAAGATCATGCTCGCGCTGGCCCTGTGCGGCGCCGGCGCCCACGCAACGGCGTCGCCCGAGGCGCCCGTCAACGGCACCGATTACCAGACCCTGCCCGAGGCGCAAAACACCGACGCCGGCAAGAAAGTCGAAGTCACCGAATTTTTCGCCTACTACTGCCCTCACTGCGCCAGCTTCGAGCCGGCGCTGGCCGAGTGGGTCAAGAAGCAGGGCGACAAGATCGTCTTCAAGCGCGTCCACCTCGGCCACACGCCGGCCGTGGTGCCGCAGCAGCGCCTGTACTACACGCTCGAATCGATGGGCCTGGCGCCGCAATACCACGCCAGGGTGTTTAGCGCGATGCACGAGCAGCACCAGCGCTTCGCCAACGACGAGCAGGTGTTCGACTGGGCCGCCAGCGCCGGCATCGAGCGCGCCAAATTCACCGATGCCTACCGCTCGTTCGGCGTCCAGGCCAAGCTTGCGCGCGCCAACAGCATGGTGGCGTCGTACCAGGTCAAGGAGTGGCCGCAGGTCGCCATCGCCGGCAAGTACATCACGTCGCCCAACCTGGCCGGCAGCAGCGCGACCGTCGCGACCGAAGCGCAGCAACAGCAAATGGCGCTGCAAGTGATGGATCACCTGGTCGCCAAAGCGGCAGCGGAAAAGAAATAA
- the mreD gene encoding rod shape-determining protein MreD: MNRPHYILLPVSPLFIAFSLTCAFMLNLLPWGHLVGAPDFVALVLVFWGIHQPRKVGIGVAFFMGLLMDVHEATLLGENALAYTLLSYLAIMIHRRVLWFPVLTQALHVFPLLLATQAIQVLVSVIVSGKFLGWLYFIESVVAIALWPVITWMLLAPQRRAVDRDHTRPI; the protein is encoded by the coding sequence ATGAATCGCCCGCACTACATCCTGCTGCCCGTCAGTCCGCTGTTCATCGCGTTCAGCCTGACCTGCGCCTTCATGCTCAATCTGCTGCCCTGGGGGCACCTGGTGGGCGCGCCCGACTTCGTGGCGCTGGTGCTGGTATTCTGGGGCATCCACCAGCCGCGCAAGGTCGGCATCGGCGTCGCCTTTTTCATGGGCCTGCTGATGGACGTGCACGAAGCGACCCTGCTCGGCGAGAACGCGCTGGCCTACACCCTGCTGTCCTACCTGGCCATCATGATCCACCGCCGCGTGCTGTGGTTCCCGGTGCTGACCCAGGCCCTGCACGTGTTCCCCCTGCTGCTGGCCACGCAGGCGATCCAGGTGCTGGTGAGCGTGATCGTCTCGGGCAAATTCCTCGGCTGGCTGTACTTCATCGAGAGCGTGGTGGCCATCGCGCTGTGGCCCGTGATTACCTGGATGCTGCTGGCGCCCCAGCGGCGCGCCGTCGACCGCGACCACACGCGCCCGATTTGA
- the mrdA gene encoding penicillin-binding protein 2 codes for MTELTNNDREIRLFRLRVLALIALVFICFGALIARLVFLQVVKHDGFAALAEDNRIAIVPIVPNRGLIVDRKGVVLARNYSAYTLEINPSKLHATLDSVIDELSTLIEIEPKDRKRFKTLLAESKNFESVPLRTRLTDDEVARFAAQRFRFPGVEVQARLFRQYPLGETASHVIGYIGRINQKEAKDLEDRPDEANYNGTDHIGKEGLEKSYETQLHGHTGYQKIIRTASGRAVSILSRTEATAGSNLILSIDIELQKIIEEAFGERRGALVAIEPETGDILAYVSRPGFDPNLFVDGIDSQSWNELNTSLDRPLMNRPLQGTYPPGSTFKPFMALAALELGKRTQSHTISDPGYFTLGGHTWKDDKAGGHGMVSLTDSIVISCNTYYYQLGNELGIDAIHDFMKPFGFGQKTGIDLDNEKTGVLPSKEWKRGRFSKNKPMQSWVGGDTVNVAIGQGFNSYTMLQLSHAVATLANNGIVMKPHLVKIIEDSSTRARTLTVAHESARIALRQENIDFVKRAMVGVSERGTGRPAFGNAGYVAAGKTGTSQAVGLRRGEKYNAKNVNERLRDNSLYITFAPADKPRIALALIVENAGFGGAVAAPIARKALDYYLLGKRPAGKDGTVIPKEDVELLPLEELKTDTATEMPYKPGAETPAPKD; via the coding sequence ATGACTGAATTAACCAATAACGACCGCGAAATCCGCCTGTTCCGCCTGCGCGTGCTGGCATTGATCGCGCTGGTGTTCATCTGCTTCGGCGCGCTGATCGCGCGCCTGGTGTTCCTGCAGGTGGTCAAGCACGACGGCTTCGCGGCGCTGGCCGAGGACAACCGCATCGCCATCGTGCCGATCGTCCCCAACCGCGGCCTGATCGTCGACCGCAAGGGCGTGGTCCTGGCGCGCAACTACTCGGCCTATACGCTCGAAATTAACCCGTCCAAGCTGCACGCCACGCTCGACTCGGTGATCGACGAACTGTCCACCCTGATCGAGATCGAGCCCAAGGACCGCAAGCGCTTCAAGACCCTGCTGGCCGAGTCGAAGAATTTCGAGAGCGTGCCGCTGCGCACCCGCCTGACCGACGACGAAGTGGCGCGCTTCGCCGCCCAGCGCTTCCGCTTTCCCGGGGTCGAGGTGCAGGCGCGCCTGTTCCGCCAGTATCCGCTGGGCGAAACCGCTTCGCACGTGATCGGCTACATCGGCCGCATCAACCAGAAGGAAGCCAAGGATCTCGAAGACCGGCCCGACGAAGCGAACTACAACGGCACCGACCATATCGGCAAGGAAGGGCTGGAAAAGAGCTACGAAACGCAGCTGCACGGGCACACCGGCTACCAGAAGATCATCCGCACCGCCAGCGGACGCGCGGTCAGCATCCTGTCGCGCACCGAGGCCACCGCCGGCAGCAACCTGATTCTGTCGATCGACATCGAACTGCAAAAGATCATCGAAGAAGCCTTCGGCGAACGGCGCGGCGCGCTGGTGGCGATCGAGCCGGAGACGGGCGACATCCTGGCCTACGTGTCGCGTCCCGGGTTCGACCCCAACCTGTTCGTCGACGGCATCGATTCCCAAAGCTGGAACGAACTCAATACCTCGCTCGACCGCCCGCTGATGAACCGCCCGCTGCAGGGCACTTATCCGCCCGGCTCGACCTTCAAGCCGTTCATGGCGCTGGCCGCGCTGGAACTGGGCAAGCGCACGCAAAGCCACACGATTTCCGACCCCGGCTATTTCACCCTGGGCGGGCACACCTGGAAGGATGACAAGGCGGGCGGTCATGGCATGGTCAGCCTGACCGATTCGATCGTCATTTCATGCAATACCTATTACTACCAGCTCGGTAACGAACTCGGGATCGACGCGATCCACGACTTCATGAAGCCGTTCGGCTTCGGCCAGAAGACCGGGATCGACCTCGATAACGAAAAGACCGGGGTGCTGCCGTCGAAGGAGTGGAAGCGCGGCCGCTTCTCCAAGAACAAGCCGATGCAAAGCTGGGTCGGGGGCGACACCGTCAACGTCGCCATCGGCCAGGGCTTCAACAGCTACACCATGCTGCAGCTGTCGCACGCGGTGGCCACCCTGGCCAACAACGGCATCGTGATGAAGCCGCACCTGGTCAAGATCATCGAAGACAGCAGCACCCGCGCGCGCACCCTGACGGTGGCGCACGAGAGCGCGCGTATCGCGCTGCGCCAGGAGAACATCGATTTCGTCAAGCGCGCCATGGTCGGGGTGTCCGAGCGCGGCACCGGGCGGCCCGCGTTCGGCAACGCCGGCTATGTCGCGGCCGGCAAGACCGGCACCTCGCAGGCGGTCGGCCTGCGCCGCGGCGAAAAATACAACGCCAAGAACGTCAACGAGCGCCTGCGCGACAACTCGCTGTACATCACTTTCGCACCGGCCGACAAGCCGCGCATCGCGCTGGCCCTGATCGTCGAAAACGCCGGCTTCGGTGGCGCGGTGGCGGCGCCGATCGCGCGCAAGGCGCTCGACTACTACCTGCTGGGCAAGCGCCCGGCCGGCAAGGACGGCACCGTGATCCCCAAGGAAGACGTGGAGCTGCTGCCGCTGGAAGAGCTGAAAACCGATACGGCCACCGAAATGCCGTACAAGCCGGGCGCCGAAACGCCCGCGCCAAAGGACTGA
- a CDS encoding type III pantothenate kinase: MLLLIDAGNTRIKWALAEDGAAPGTWVASGAVTHADLNHLPASWAQHAVTRALVSNVAGGKLHDQLQLMIPTTAISWFASTAQLAGMRNAYRNPSQLGCDRFAAALGARALAQGQALIVATCGTATTIDAVSADGVFLGGMILPGLGLMATSLARNTAQLPQVAPGATLPAGFADNTADAILSGCLSAQAGAIERACALHGASTCIVSGGAAQYIAPVLRLPFDHRIVDNIVLIGLHSTVTSSPLQDSPC; encoded by the coding sequence ATGCTGCTGCTGATCGACGCCGGCAATACGCGCATCAAATGGGCCCTGGCCGAGGATGGCGCCGCGCCCGGCACCTGGGTCGCCAGCGGCGCCGTCACCCACGCCGACCTGAATCACCTGCCGGCCAGCTGGGCCCAGCACGCGGTCACGCGCGCGCTGGTGTCGAATGTCGCCGGCGGCAAGCTGCACGACCAGCTGCAACTGATGATTCCGACCACCGCGATCAGCTGGTTCGCATCGACGGCGCAGCTGGCCGGCATGCGCAACGCCTACCGCAATCCGTCCCAGCTCGGCTGCGACCGTTTCGCCGCGGCGCTCGGCGCGCGCGCGCTGGCACAAGGCCAGGCGCTCATCGTCGCCACCTGCGGCACCGCCACCACCATCGACGCGGTCAGCGCCGACGGCGTGTTCCTGGGCGGGATGATCCTGCCCGGCCTGGGCCTGATGGCGACTTCGCTGGCGCGCAATACGGCGCAGCTGCCCCAGGTCGCACCGGGCGCCACCCTGCCGGCCGGCTTTGCCGACAATACCGCCGACGCCATCCTGTCCGGCTGCCTGTCGGCGCAGGCCGGCGCCATCGAACGCGCCTGCGCGCTGCATGGCGCCAGCACCTGCATCGTCTCGGGCGGCGCGGCCCAGTACATCGCTCCCGTGCTCAGGCTCCCGTTTGACCACCGAATCGTCGATAATATCGTCCTGATCGGCCTTCATTCCACCGTCACGTCTTCGCCACTCCAGGATAGCCCGTGTTGA
- the rodA gene encoding rod shape-determining protein RodA produces the protein MRINERRSLWRRVKPYLLVFDAPLAMVIFMLLCTGLVTMYSAGADFPGRVEGQLRNMMIAFLVMWLAAQVSPQTMMRMAVPIYTVGVTLLVAVFMFGVIKKGARRWLHIGFDIQPSEIMKIAMPLMLAWYFHQKAGLVRWHSFLIATVLLAVPVGLIQLQPDLGTSLLVLASGFYVIFLAGLSWKALLGLFVAGAGSLPVAWSLMHDYQRERVMTLIDPNADPLGKGFHIIQSTIAIGSGGVSGKGWMKGTQAHLEFIPERTTDFIFSVFSEEFGLIGFLGLLLLYLLLIGRGLMIAANAPTLFTRLLAGSITMIFFTYAFVNMSMVSGILPVVGVPLPFMSYGGTAFVTLGLGAGILMSIQRHRKLVQT, from the coding sequence ATGCGCATCAATGAACGACGCTCGCTCTGGCGGCGCGTGAAACCCTACCTGCTGGTATTCGATGCGCCGCTGGCGATGGTCATCTTCATGCTGCTCTGTACCGGCCTGGTGACGATGTACTCGGCCGGCGCCGACTTCCCCGGCAGGGTCGAAGGCCAGCTGCGCAACATGATGATCGCTTTCCTGGTCATGTGGCTGGCGGCCCAGGTGTCGCCGCAAACCATGATGCGGATGGCGGTCCCGATCTACACGGTCGGCGTCACCCTGCTGGTGGCGGTATTCATGTTCGGCGTGATCAAGAAGGGCGCGCGCCGCTGGCTGCACATCGGCTTCGATATCCAGCCGTCCGAGATCATGAAAATCGCCATGCCGCTGATGCTGGCCTGGTACTTCCACCAGAAGGCGGGGCTGGTGCGCTGGCACTCCTTCCTGATCGCCACCGTGCTGCTGGCGGTGCCGGTGGGCCTGATCCAGCTGCAGCCCGACCTGGGCACCTCGCTGCTGGTGCTGGCCTCGGGCTTTTACGTGATCTTCCTGGCCGGCCTGTCGTGGAAGGCGTTGCTTGGCCTGTTCGTGGCCGGCGCCGGCAGCCTGCCGGTGGCCTGGTCCCTGATGCACGACTACCAGCGCGAGCGGGTGATGACCTTGATCGATCCGAACGCCGACCCGCTGGGCAAGGGCTTTCACATCATCCAGTCGACCATCGCGATCGGCTCCGGCGGAGTCAGTGGCAAGGGCTGGATGAAGGGCACCCAGGCCCACCTCGAATTCATCCCCGAGCGCACCACCGACTTCATTTTCTCGGTTTTCTCGGAGGAGTTCGGGCTGATCGGCTTCCTTGGCCTGCTGCTGCTGTACCTGCTGCTGATCGGGCGCGGCCTGATGATCGCGGCCAATGCGCCGACCTTGTTCACGCGCCTGCTGGCCGGCTCGATCACGATGATCTTCTTTACCTACGCCTTTGTGAACATGAGCATGGTCAGCGGCATCCTGCCGGTGGTCGGCGTGCCGCTGCCGTTCATGAGCTATGGCGGGACCGCTTTTGTGACCCTCGGACTCGGGGCAGGTATACTCATGAGTATCCAGCGGCACCGCAAGCTGGTGCAAACCTGA
- a CDS encoding biotin--[acetyl-CoA-carboxylase] ligase, translating into MNHALVATASAGLDAAAIASACGAAGIDIEVVAETGSTNADLLARAAGLRRPVLRVAVHQTAGRGRAGRSWLSAPGSALTFSLAWHFAGPLRELAGLPLAVGVALANALGALGVPVQLKWPNDVLRDGAKLAGVLIETQAAPGGGVWAVIGIGLNLLMPDEIEERIGRKVAAAPWLAQMDRNALMAQLLGVLAANLGQFAQGGFAPFCARWNRLHAYQGLPVLIIDRAITLHEGVAAGVDDGARLLLDTAGGRIAIVAGDVSLRVREH; encoded by the coding sequence ATGAACCACGCCCTCGTCGCCACGGCCAGCGCGGGCCTGGACGCCGCCGCCATCGCCAGTGCCTGCGGCGCGGCCGGCATCGATATCGAAGTCGTGGCCGAAACCGGATCGACCAACGCCGACCTGCTGGCGCGCGCCGCCGGCCTGCGCCGCCCCGTGCTGCGCGTAGCCGTGCACCAGACGGCCGGACGCGGGCGCGCCGGACGCAGCTGGCTGTCGGCGCCCGGTTCGGCGCTGACGTTTTCGCTGGCCTGGCATTTTGCCGGACCGCTGCGCGAGCTGGCCGGGCTGCCGCTGGCCGTGGGCGTGGCGCTGGCCAACGCCCTCGGCGCGCTCGGCGTGCCGGTCCAGCTCAAGTGGCCCAACGACGTGCTGCGCGACGGCGCCAAGCTGGCCGGCGTGCTGATCGAAACCCAGGCGGCACCCGGCGGCGGCGTGTGGGCGGTGATCGGCATCGGCCTCAATCTGCTCATGCCCGACGAGATCGAAGAACGCATCGGCCGCAAGGTGGCGGCCGCCCCCTGGCTGGCGCAGATGGACCGCAATGCGCTCATGGCGCAGCTGCTCGGCGTGCTGGCCGCGAACCTCGGCCAGTTCGCGCAAGGCGGCTTTGCGCCTTTCTGCGCGCGCTGGAACCGCCTGCATGCTTACCAGGGCCTGCCGGTCCTCATCATCGACCGCGCCATCACCCTGCATGAAGGCGTGGCCGCCGGCGTCGACGATGGCGCGCGCCTGCTGCTCGACACGGCCGGCGGGCGCATCGCCATCGTCGCCGGCGACGTGTCGCTGCGCGTGCGGGAGCACTGA
- a CDS encoding SDR family oxidoreductase — protein MNRVFITGASSGLGAALAREYAARGATVGLVARRRDALDTLRAQLPNPERHLVYALDVTDRAALAAAALDFIERQGGADIVIACAGISVGTLTEFAEDLPVFDTILATNVSATVATFAPFIATMKAQSTPCRLVGIGSVAGVRGLPGAGAYSASKAAVRVYCESLRLELKPHGVKVVTIAPGYIDTPMTKHNAYPMPFLMSPARFAARAARTIAAGTSYRVIPWQMGVVAKLLRLLPDTLYDLAFVNAPRKAREARTARRETP, from the coding sequence ATGAACCGCGTGTTCATCACCGGCGCGTCGAGCGGGCTCGGTGCGGCGCTGGCGCGCGAGTACGCCGCCCGCGGCGCCACCGTCGGCCTGGTGGCACGCCGCCGCGACGCGCTCGACACCCTGCGCGCGCAATTGCCGAATCCCGAACGCCATCTGGTGTATGCGCTCGACGTCACCGACCGCGCCGCGCTGGCAGCGGCCGCCCTTGATTTCATCGAACGCCAGGGCGGCGCCGATATCGTCATCGCCTGCGCCGGCATATCGGTCGGCACCCTGACCGAATTCGCCGAAGACCTGCCGGTGTTCGACACTATCCTCGCCACCAACGTCAGCGCCACCGTGGCCACTTTCGCGCCCTTCATCGCCACCATGAAAGCGCAGTCCACGCCGTGCCGCCTGGTCGGCATCGGCAGCGTGGCCGGCGTGCGCGGCTTGCCCGGCGCCGGCGCCTACAGCGCGTCCAAGGCGGCAGTGCGCGTCTATTGCGAATCGCTGCGGCTCGAACTCAAGCCGCACGGCGTCAAGGTGGTGACCATCGCGCCCGGCTACATCGATACGCCCATGACCAAACATAACGCTTATCCGATGCCCTTCCTGATGTCGCCGGCGCGCTTTGCCGCCAGGGCCGCGCGCACCATTGCCGCCGGCACCAGTTACCGCGTGATCCCGTGGCAGATGGGGGTGGTGGCCAAGCTGCTGCGGCTTTTGCCCGATACCCTGTACGACCTGGCCTTCGTCAACGCGCCCCGTAAGGCACGTGAGGCACGTACGGCACGCAGGGAAACGCCATGA
- a CDS encoding septal ring lytic transglycosylase RlpA family protein, with translation MAVTRTLPLSIALCALALLLTACGTDSEGHRRMLPMPAPGTPAAKHGDIGQDLPRMPRAGSGRGGYYQDDGPGDNPPPNLNDVPDAIVKDEPYARYANRPYVVFGKTYTPLLNEQAFKQRGVGSWYGKKFHGQRTSSGELYDMYKMTAAHPTLPIPSYARITSLDSGKQVVVRINDRGPFHSSRVVDVSYTAALKLGLLGKGSHMVEVERLLPNAQERIATIRRLTPEPDGEVSTMAVDMPPPGESSAMLVTAPARAPVLAPTANAPSAAGAAPAATPGFYLQLGAFARADKAADVRAQIAATGGALSSVEVVQGGALHRLFSGPFPSRADAMQALRELPATLRLKPIVVQR, from the coding sequence ATGGCGGTAACACGAACGCTTCCACTTTCCATTGCGCTCTGCGCACTGGCCCTATTACTGACTGCCTGCGGTACCGATTCGGAAGGCCATCGGCGCATGCTGCCGATGCCGGCTCCGGGCACCCCGGCGGCCAAACACGGCGACATCGGCCAGGATTTGCCGCGCATGCCGCGCGCCGGTTCCGGGCGCGGCGGCTACTACCAGGATGACGGCCCGGGCGACAATCCGCCGCCCAACCTGAACGACGTGCCGGACGCCATCGTCAAGGACGAACCGTATGCGCGCTACGCCAACCGGCCCTACGTCGTCTTCGGCAAGACCTACACGCCGCTGCTGAACGAGCAAGCCTTCAAGCAGCGCGGGGTGGGTAGCTGGTACGGCAAAAAATTCCATGGCCAGCGCACCTCGTCGGGGGAGCTGTACGACATGTACAAGATGACGGCGGCCCATCCGACCCTGCCGATTCCCTCGTACGCGCGCATTACCAGCCTCGATAGCGGCAAGCAGGTGGTGGTGCGGATCAATGACCGCGGGCCTTTCCATTCGAGCCGCGTGGTCGACGTGTCGTACACGGCGGCGCTCAAACTCGGCCTGCTCGGCAAGGGCAGTCACATGGTGGAGGTGGAACGGCTGCTGCCCAACGCGCAGGAGCGCATCGCCACCATCCGGCGCCTGACGCCGGAGCCGGATGGGGAAGTGAGCACGATGGCGGTGGACATGCCGCCGCCGGGCGAAAGCAGCGCGATGTTGGTGACGGCTCCGGCTCGGGCTCCGGTCCTGGCGCCGACGGCGAACGCACCGTCGGCGGCGGGCGCGGCGCCTGCTGCGACGCCGGGGTTTTACCTGCAGCTGGGCGCTTTTGCCCGCGCCGACAAGGCGGCCGACGTGCGCGCGCAGATCGCCGCCACGGGCGGGGCGCTGTCAAGCGTCGAAGTGGTGCAGGGCGGCGCGCTGCACCGCCTGTTCAGCGGCCCGTTCCCGAGCCGGGCCGACGCCATGCAGGCGCTGCGCGAGCTGCCTGCCACCTTGCGCCTCAAGCCCATCGTCGTGCAACGCTGA